In the genome of Diabrotica undecimpunctata isolate CICGRU chromosome 2, icDiaUnde3, whole genome shotgun sequence, the window TTAGTTGGCTTGTCTCATGTACACTTAGAAAATGCACTGATAATAGACTAATAAGTTCAAAAACATCCAGTGTGATGTAGCCCaaaagggtctttttaattatataccttttacaaaggatttttaaattaaactgaTCACTCCTAAACCACCAACCATAACATTACAACAGCTAGGCAGGCGACTTTTGTTAAAAAAGGTTGTATTCATACCCACAAGCTGAAACTTGTTTTAATCAATAGATTATGATGCCAATATGACAATGTTTAAAAGTTTACCAAAAATTTTCCATGGCaacctatttatttataacaatttttaaacaattataaaaaaattactttttcgcTTCGAAACAACTTTAATGTTCAAAACACATTGATTATTTCTTATCCATAAGCTAAATCTTGTTTTAATCAAAAGAATATAATACAACATGACAGTAAAAAGGTTATCCAGGAACCTGcttatttataacaaattttcaacaaataaaaaatttcaaaagtatttgtttacgaatattttaaactgactttcacaatataaaatcaaaatgatTGAATCAAAACTACTTGACTTGAGCTTTTATCTCATATTTCTTGTTTGGTTAAAATTggctttttatagtatttttaattatttatttgtgttttaactttaaaaaaattggcaATGATTTGTGTCTTAAAATAacccaaattatttaaaaaagtggtTTTGAAGCgcaaaattgttataaataaaatggTACTTTTTAAACATAGCATATAGGACACtaaaataatcaaacaaaaacaaaatatgatgtATATAACTGACATGAGTATAGCCAAATATAGTGCAATATAAAGATGCTTCCATGCAATCTACAtccttataataataaattattgttaacattaattaatattataggGAAATTGGAAATATACTAAGGCTTATCTTCTATGGATAATAAATCTGATTATAGCTATATTAACAGTAACAAAAATAAGAGGATTATATGTTGATATTTGgttgaaaattgataaaaacaTATTTGATTAAAACTTAATCTAGAAAGAATTCTTACCGTTCCATTATCATAGACATCTATGATACAATGAATAAGTTCTATCCGAGTATCAGGAATTTTTATTCTTACATCCGCGTCTACATCTGTACCAATAGTGGTTTCTCCTTCAGAAAGGGGATATAAAGCTCCGTTCTCGCCGGTTTtcttaaaaaacagcaaaaacccatttcgtccatttggtgagtCCATCTTGACTCCACTTCTCGTTATATTTTACCTAAAACTATTCTTACTTTAAAGTTTGTAAGAAacaaattgaaataaaacaaacatcTATAAACAGCATCAAATTTGATCTCATTGGTGATTGGTGCTAAAACAagtacagaatgggaaacaaacgAAACATTTGTTTATTTCCGAAAGTCACCGAATTGACCATAGGCGGAGAGGTAGCAAATTTATTTTGGTATCCGAATTTAAACATCTTACATaatgtattataaaatataatttctcaCAGCAAttcttacaaaataaaaacatggtTGCTCGAATACCAAAAagaataaatgttttattaaaaatgatatgtgtataatattaaaaaaaattaaaaaaattagttttgtGTTCTGTCGACCATGTAAGAATGTAACAAGTACACATTTGTATAATTTCTTCAAACATGGATGTATCAGCGTAATATATAGCTATAAACACGTATAGTATTTTTGACTATTTTTTGTCGATTTTCAAGCACAGACGAAAAACAATCTTAAAACCATATTGTATATTATTTGGACTgtaatttacttaaaaaatgtGTCGCATACCTAGGATAATGTAAAATAAAACTTTCATAGAGAAACGCTCCAACGTACTAACTAAAATTAGGAATTATGCTAAAGACAcagaaaatgatataaatataatttaagtaACTGATATACAACTAAGGAATTGTGTTTCCGAATATGACAAAATAACGAAAAACCCATGAATGTCAAAATTAGAAAGCAGTATTAAGCTATGACATATTCACACATATCATAAAATCACACAATAGTGAGTTCATGGAAATAGTCAGAGATGAAAGTAAAGAAAAAATGAATGGAAGATAAACGGGTTGCATCTTGGGTAGGGATCAAATCTAAGACAATAATGCGAATAATTCTAGGGTTACATGTTTTCGAGTTTATCATTTCCACATTTGTAGGCCACTTACATTGTATTCCATACGTATgttcgtttattttgtaaatataaactATCCTtggtacaaaaaaaattgttacaataCGCAATGGAACAGATTTTTGAGGAAATTGATATCATAAACTTATAATAATACATACCTATGTATTTAAATAACTTTATTATAGATTATTACACCTTATTATAAAATagtgttgacgcctatgaaaacaattaaaaattcaaTCAAGTAGGCCATGACACTTGACAAACAAAATGTCAATAATTTTACAATAACAGATTATGTTAGCAAAATATGGACTATTTTTGATAAAAGAAGGCTTTTTAATTCCATAAAATCTATAAAACTGTTCCGATACTATTTTTAAAGTAAGTCATGAATTTTTCAACTAAATATTACCGTTATCACAGAAATTACATTAGAGGTTAGCCATAGGGttagttaataaaacttttgtcaCGAACTGTACAAATGTTCTAGCAAGTTCTAGTTACAGTAACCGATTATAACGAAAAGTAGAtccataaaaaaatctaaaagaatcaATTAAAAGTGTGAAAAATGCATTATACGATATGAAATCCATAAAAAATCCTTTATTATTAACATTCAGACGTCAAAAATATCACAATTAAGATGCAGCTCTTATCTTTGTTTTAACcgccaaaatcatacaaaatagaaaacaaactTGAATATCATGTATTATTTTATGTTtacttttatatttaataaattttcattttcagGAAACTTACCCAAACAAAAGAATTACATATCTcacaaaaaaactaacaaaaaccgtTAAAAACACTGAATTATAAAACACTGGATGACACTTCCAAGGTAACTTCGCGTATAATAACAAGAATAACTGCCGTTTTAAAAACCAAGCCACGCGTTGGGTTGATTGTAAAGCGCATGCACCAAAAAGAAAATTTTCCAGGATCGATACATATtgtgaaaattaataaaatgattttaatttattttaagtaaGCAAAATTTTCATTGTTGTGTACATTCTTAGAGAACAAAACGATTTAGTagacataaaatattttaaaattaaagataGATCGAATTGTATTAGGGGAAGATACTCGATATCCATTGGTCTATTCAAAAAATTCCGTTTATGGAAAAGAGATGATgctaatttaaaaacataaaattattgAAACCTATTTTACGCAAGCTAAATTTGTTTGTGTAATGAATGTCTACAGATACTTAAATTTAGAAGACGAAAACTTGATAAACAATTATAATTTTAGTATAAATAGTTGTATTGCTCCGGTGGGGGTATCTACTCGATCCTGATTGGTCCATTCAAAACTTTCAGTTTGTCAAGAATGTTTAACTTTTTAGATTCAAAATTGGTTCCCAAGGTTGTTTGTAGAACACCAGCAACTGATAATTATGAAGTTGATAATCTTATAAGCAATAAATACACCGATAAAATACGCGGTTTTATATCTTATTCAGCTATTAAACCACCTGTGGAGGTAGAATTTGAATTTATTTGCCCTGTCaatatacattatattattataaatacaaCTGTAGGAAATCAAAAATGTTCTGGAATAGAATTACTTGCAAAGAAGCAAAACTCTGATTATATTTCACTAGGAAAATGCATTTATGAAAATTCCGGTATAGTATTTTGTAATAGTAGAAAATATTCAAACACACAATTACCTCCAAACTATGATACCAGCTTTCACTTGGCATTTTTTAAGTCTCATACTTTCCAACATTTTTTAAACGCTCaaagtattaaaataataatatttcgtACTGAAAAGTCGGTACCTTGTATTGGATCTGTAGAAGTGTGGGGTATTCCTTCAAAAACTTGTTCAAAGCTTACTGTAAACACTATCGGCAAACTTGCAACTGGTAGTAAGAGAGAAATAAGCGGTTCCACTTCGGAATCTATTTCTGAGGAATTTCAAATCCCTGAAGATTTTAAAGATGATTTGACATATGAATTAATGACAATTCCTATGACATTACCTAGTGGTAAGACTATCGATCAATCTACATTAGAAAAGCAAATAGAAAGTGAGAAATCTTTTGGCAGAAAACCTTGTGATCCTTTTACCGGTATTAAATTTAATGAAACTCTTAAGCCAGTGATAAATGTTGGTTTAAAAAGTAGGATAGATATGTTTGTGTTACAAAATTCACATAGATCTGAACTGTTTCATCATAAAAGAACTCTAGGAGGTACAAGTAACAATGATTTTATTAATACGAAAAAAAGGACCTACTACAGCGACGATAATGACCTAGAAAAAGCTTTATCTGAGGCAAAAAGGAATGCAAATTTCAAAACTTTTACAgatgaagaaaaagaaactaATACATGTATAATGTGTAAagatttatttagttttttgtacaaaattccATGTGATCATTTTTATTGTAGGCAATGTTTACTTACTGTTTCTCGAGATTTAGAATGTGTAATTTGTAAAAAGGCTTTTGCTacaaaagatgtaaaaaaatgttacttttaaataaatttttccacgatatttttagtattttttagcgTGAAATCAACGAAAAGTAGAGGATATGTGCCGTATATGGAATACCGTTTTGTATTtggtttgtatatttttttgtgtCTTTCAACAATTTGTGATTCTTTTTTCATAAATACACATTAGATTAGATTAtttagattagattatgtgaggtcgttaaggccatgcggcctcaccgcacttcgacctatagagatcttttgtgcataccttaatctagttaaactctagaatgccaatacttctgatgaagttgattagcttcctaggtgacttgtttcctatgtcagaggacgccagactgacctctcctaggaattttag includes:
- the LOC140434860 gene encoding RING finger protein 37, producing MFNFLDSKLVPKVVCRTPATDNYEVDNLISNKYTDKIRGFISYSAIKPPVEVEFEFICPVNIHYIIINTTVGNQKCSGIELLAKKQNSDYISLGKCIYENSGIVFCNSRKYSNTQLPPNYDTSFHLAFFKSHTFQHFLNAQSIKIIIFRTEKSVPCIGSVEVWGIPSKTCSKLTVNTIGKLATGSKREISGSTSESISEEFQIPEDFKDDLTYELMTIPMTLPSGKTIDQSTLEKQIESEKSFGRKPCDPFTGIKFNETLKPVINVGLKSRIDMFVLQNSHRSELFHHKRTLGGTSNNDFINTKKRTYYSDDNDLEKALSEAKRNANFKTFTDEEKETNTCIMCKDLFSFLYKIPCDHFYCRQCLLTVSRDLECVICKKAFATKDVKKCYF